A single window of Jiangella alkaliphila DNA harbors:
- a CDS encoding D-alanine--D-alanine ligase family protein, protein MSDLGRVLVLAGGLSHERDVSLRSGRRVAEALREVGLDVEQRDADADLLASLRHDAPDVVFPLLHGVSGEDGAIQEVLSLAGLPYVGSAPAACRLAFDKPVAKAIVRRAGIATPPSAVLSQATFRELGAAVLLDALVARLGLPLVVKPSRGGSALGTTMVRAADELPAAMVECFAYGEPALIERWIDGTEVAISVLDTGDGPRALPPVEIVPESGTYDYHARYTAGATEFFVPARLDTEASAAVAEVAVAAHQTLGLSDLSRTDVIVDRDGLPWLLDVNVAPGMTETSLLPQSVQAAGLDLGVLARELLASAVDRHLQNQNAG, encoded by the coding sequence ATGAGTGATCTCGGCCGCGTCCTCGTCCTCGCCGGCGGCCTCTCGCACGAGCGCGACGTGTCGCTGCGCTCGGGTCGCCGGGTGGCCGAGGCGCTGCGCGAGGTGGGTCTCGACGTCGAACAGCGCGACGCCGACGCCGACCTGCTCGCCTCGCTGCGCCACGACGCTCCCGACGTCGTCTTCCCGCTGCTGCACGGTGTGTCGGGCGAGGACGGCGCCATCCAGGAGGTGTTGTCGCTGGCCGGGCTGCCGTACGTCGGCTCGGCGCCGGCAGCCTGCCGGCTGGCCTTCGACAAGCCGGTCGCCAAGGCGATCGTGCGGCGCGCCGGCATCGCCACCCCGCCCTCGGCTGTGCTGTCGCAGGCGACCTTCCGCGAGCTGGGCGCCGCCGTGCTGCTCGACGCGCTGGTCGCCCGGCTCGGGCTGCCGCTGGTGGTCAAGCCGTCGCGCGGCGGCTCGGCCCTGGGCACGACGATGGTGCGGGCGGCCGACGAGCTGCCCGCGGCGATGGTCGAGTGCTTCGCGTACGGCGAGCCGGCGCTGATCGAGCGCTGGATCGACGGCACCGAGGTCGCGATCTCCGTCCTCGACACCGGCGACGGCCCGCGCGCGCTGCCGCCGGTCGAGATCGTCCCCGAGTCCGGCACCTACGACTACCACGCGCGCTACACGGCCGGGGCGACCGAGTTCTTCGTGCCGGCCCGGCTCGACACCGAGGCGTCCGCCGCCGTGGCCGAGGTGGCGGTGGCGGCGCACCAGACGCTGGGCCTGAGCGATCTGTCGCGCACCGACGTCATCGTCGACCGCGACGGCCTTCCGTGGCTGCTGGACGTCAACGTCGCGCCCGGCATGACGGAGACCTCGCTGCTGCCGCAGTCCGTCCAGGCGGCCGGGCTGGACCTCGGCGTGCTGGCGCGCGAACTGCTGGCCAGCGCCGTCGACCGGCACCTGCAGAACCAGAACGCCGGCTGA
- a CDS encoding aminotransferase-like domain-containing protein, producing MSQQPSPNRKTTDAAASTGSRLDSYVDRYATRTHGMTASEVRSLFAVASRPEVVSLAGGMPNISGLPLDVVGALVNDLVAKRGMTALQYGSGQGDPTLREQICDVMRPVGIVAHPDDITVTVGSQQALDLVTRIFIDPGDVILAEAPSYVGALGTFRSYQASVVHVEMDEHGLVPERLAAAIDAVRAAGKPLKFLYTIPSYHNPAGVTMTPGRRAEVLDICRRTDVLVIEDDPYGLLGFDGEVPRALRADDAEQVIYLGSFSKTFAPGLRVGWALAPHAVREKLVLAAENSVLCPPAFSQLTVSEYLAGHDWMAQVKDFRETYRERRDAMLEALDDLMPAGAHWTRPSGGFYVWLTLPEGIDAKAMLPRAVTNRVAYVPGTAFFADGFGSRSMRLSYCYPTPERIREGVRRLAQVIEQEMELRATFGAWGAAQRPGLDAPGPDQS from the coding sequence GTGAGCCAGCAGCCCAGCCCGAACCGGAAGACGACCGACGCAGCAGCAAGCACCGGTTCACGGCTCGACTCCTACGTCGACCGCTACGCCACCCGCACGCACGGCATGACGGCCTCCGAGGTGCGCTCGCTGTTCGCGGTGGCGTCCCGCCCCGAGGTGGTGTCACTGGCCGGCGGCATGCCGAACATCTCCGGGCTGCCGCTCGACGTCGTCGGCGCACTGGTCAACGACCTCGTCGCCAAGCGCGGCATGACGGCGCTGCAGTACGGCTCCGGCCAGGGCGACCCCACGCTGCGCGAGCAGATCTGCGACGTCATGCGCCCGGTCGGCATCGTGGCGCACCCCGACGACATCACCGTCACGGTCGGCTCGCAGCAGGCGCTCGACCTCGTGACCCGCATCTTCATCGACCCCGGCGACGTCATCCTGGCCGAGGCTCCGTCCTATGTGGGTGCACTCGGCACGTTCCGGTCGTACCAGGCGTCGGTCGTGCACGTCGAGATGGACGAGCACGGGCTGGTGCCCGAGCGGCTGGCTGCCGCCATCGACGCCGTGCGAGCCGCCGGCAAGCCGCTCAAATTCCTCTACACCATCCCGAGCTACCACAATCCGGCCGGCGTGACGATGACGCCGGGGCGCCGGGCCGAGGTGCTCGACATCTGCCGCCGCACCGACGTGCTGGTCATCGAGGACGACCCCTACGGCCTGCTCGGCTTCGACGGCGAGGTGCCGCGCGCCCTCCGGGCCGACGACGCCGAACAGGTCATCTACCTCGGCTCGTTCTCCAAGACGTTCGCGCCGGGCCTGCGCGTCGGCTGGGCGCTGGCACCGCACGCCGTCCGCGAGAAACTGGTGCTCGCCGCCGAGAACAGCGTGCTCTGCCCGCCGGCGTTCAGCCAGCTCACGGTCTCCGAGTACCTCGCCGGCCACGACTGGATGGCGCAGGTCAAGGACTTCCGCGAGACCTACCGCGAGCGGCGCGACGCCATGCTCGAGGCGCTCGACGACCTCATGCCGGCCGGCGCCCACTGGACCCGTCCCAGCGGCGGGTTCTACGTGTGGCTGACGCTCCCCGAGGGCATCGACGCCAAGGCCATGCTGCCGCGCGCCGTCACCAACCGGGTGGCCTACGTGCCCGGCACCGCGTTCTTCGCCGACGGTTTCGGCTCGCGCTCCATGCGGCTGTCGTACTGTTACCCGACGCCCGAGCGCATCCGCGAGGGCGTGCGCCGGCTGGCGCAGGTCATCGAGCAAGAGATGGAGCTGCGTGCCACGTTCGGGGCATGGGGAGCCGCACAGCGGCCCGGCCTCGACGCGCCGGGGCCCGACCAGAGTTGA